One segment of Cloacibacillus sp. DNA contains the following:
- a CDS encoding UDP-N-acetylglucosamine--N-acetylmuramyl-(pentapeptide) pyrophosphoryl-undecaprenol N-acetylglucosamine transferase, with amino-acid sequence MNDANTAAKNLLLAAGGTGGHIWPAISFGRWIKSRHPECRVRYVCGSRPLEREIYAAAGEEPLVLPIDGSPLSGRNVTQRLGRLCSLYSSYRFARDAFSRFKPEAALLFGGYLSFPMMLACKRAGVRCAMHEQNARAGKVTRVAAKLGVDIYCGWGECPPLSEARVLRTGVPVRQFARTQQASAWKALEIAEEMPSGPKVVVFTGSLGSQSIKDKICETARNAAFADWGFILPAVSDTVRKAERNVWLLPKVWDASPLYSAADMLVLRGGGSTLTEAGVLGIPALVIPWRGAADNHQYHNALAFVSENIGVLFNEEEDASALASALKELNKIRENKNGGGCLKGQEKVICENLWSALFPAG; translated from the coding sequence TACGGCCGCTAAAAATTTATTGCTTGCGGCGGGCGGCACTGGCGGCCACATCTGGCCCGCTATCTCGTTCGGCCGCTGGATAAAATCCCGCCACCCTGAATGCCGCGTGCGCTACGTCTGCGGCAGCAGGCCTTTAGAGCGTGAGATATACGCCGCGGCAGGCGAAGAGCCGCTTGTGCTGCCTATAGACGGTTCGCCGCTTTCTGGCAGAAACGTCACACAGAGGCTCGGCCGTCTTTGTTCGCTCTATTCGTCATACCGTTTTGCGCGCGACGCGTTTTCGCGATTCAAGCCGGAGGCGGCGCTGCTTTTCGGAGGTTATCTCTCATTTCCGATGATGCTTGCCTGCAAACGCGCCGGCGTCCGCTGCGCTATGCATGAGCAGAACGCAAGGGCTGGCAAGGTGACTCGGGTCGCCGCGAAGCTTGGCGTCGATATTTACTGCGGCTGGGGTGAATGCCCGCCGCTTTCAGAGGCGCGCGTCCTACGCACCGGAGTGCCGGTGCGTCAGTTCGCGCGCACGCAGCAGGCCTCCGCGTGGAAGGCGCTGGAGATTGCGGAGGAGATGCCCTCCGGCCCGAAGGTGGTCGTCTTCACCGGCTCTTTGGGCAGCCAGTCTATAAAGGATAAAATATGCGAGACGGCCCGCAACGCCGCCTTTGCGGATTGGGGCTTTATACTGCCCGCGGTCTCAGATACGGTGCGTAAGGCGGAGCGTAACGTCTGGCTCCTGCCTAAAGTATGGGACGCGTCGCCGCTTTATTCCGCGGCGGACATGCTGGTGCTTCGCGGCGGAGGCTCCACTTTGACGGAGGCGGGAGTGCTAGGCATTCCGGCGCTCGTCATACCGTGGAGGGGCGCCGCCGACAATCACCAGTACCACAATGCGCTTGCATTCGTCAGCGAAAATATAGGAGTGCTTTTTAACGAGGAAGAGGACGCCTCTGCGCTTGCCTCCGCCTTGAAGGAACTTAATAAAATAAGAGAAAACAAAAACGGGGGCGGATGCCTCAAAGGACAGGAAAAGGTCATCTGTGAAAATTTATGGAGCGCGCTTTTTCCTGCGGGATAG